The Leishmania major strain Friedlin complete genome, chromosome 28 genome includes a region encoding these proteins:
- a CDS encoding putative gamma-tubulin complex subunit has translation MWMGVNHTQYFTYDPSADVYRLAPDTGGAMQQQAAEVFQECGVLARHIDVALRQPSATGDSFLQQSLRSALRRQLTQYHYLVSMLRERRSPPLHMGDLVVAYKRVHPKLWVMDCVLRETQHVKGGELASRMQQLVQHGSHRLASLLHDIYIETVSPLLHMTVESITKGDVCDPMREFYIVPMDGIDDAAENFWVAKYVLNTEMLPRTVPENVAQDILLVTKNIRFICRCCRAKQWRMDPSLVAEAERATFDTLPAVVHRALVFTNTAVLRLIREEFQLHEVLRLVNAFLLVGYGDFYELLITKLEPVLSKMSSAVSVSVVRDQVQSALAEITPCARHLDTDRFALLHCELVKDEAKLGWDAFVMTMPLPPPLNNVFDHGAMKVYRRLFRLMFRVKVAEVALKKAWRQNVVLDRLISSVQRTMQERSAWREVAADAHLLGLQLNHFVNNLWSYLVAEVCTVAQDLLLKAVEQCASMDDIRTAHNTYLAYLTQRSLLHTDCATIRMNVENILTIVREYCGSQALLASLLQRGSGDLSTVKRQYQGLTDDFHREMSSLLTTLEEQHVHFDFLNFLLLRLNFNRFYHDTSDTAYNTEF, from the coding sequence ATGTGGATGGGCGTGAATCACACACAGTACTTCACCTACGACCCCAGCGCCGACGTGTATCGGCTAGCACCGGACACGGGTGGCGcaatgcagcagcaggccgcCGAGGTGTTTCAAGAGTGCGGTGTGCTGGCGCGACACATCGACGTGGCACTCCGCCAGCCGAGCGCTACCGGCGACTCGTTTCTTCAGCAGAGTCTGCGCAGCGCGTTGCGCCGGCAGCTGACCCAGTACCACTATCTCGTGTCTATGCTGCGCGAACGACGCagcccgccgctgcacatGGGCGACCTTGTTGTCGCCTACAAGCGTGTGCATCCCAAGTTGTGGGTGATGGACTGCGTTCTCCGCGAGACGCAGCATGTCAAGGGTGGAGAGTTGGCCTCCAggatgcagcagctcgtccaGCACGGTTCGCATCGCCTTGCCTCTCTCCTGCATGATATTTATATCGAGACGGTGAGTCCACTGCTGCACATGACGGTAGAGAGCATCACGAAGGGGGACGTGTGCGACCCGATGCGCGAGTTCTACATCGTGCCTATGGACGGCATTGATGACGCGGCGGAGAACTTCTGGGTCGCCAAGTACGTTCTCAACACGGAGATGCTTCCGAGAACCGTCCCAGAGAACGTCGCGCAGGACATCCTGCTCGTCACCAAGAACATCCGCTTCAtctgccggtgctgccgcgccaaGCAGTGGAGGATGGACCCGTCACTTGttgccgaggcggagcgaGCGACCTTTGACACGCTTCCGGCCGTTGTGCACCGTGCGCTCGTCTTCACCAACACGGCGGTGCTTCGGCTCATACGGGAGGAGTTTCAGCtgcacgaggtgctgcgacTCGTAAACGCCTTCCTCTTGGTCGGCTACGGCGACTTTTACGAGCTGCTCATCACGAAACTGGAGCCAGTCCTATCGAAGATGAGCAGCGCTGTCTCGGTGTCGGTGGTGCGAGACCAGGTGCAGAGTGCGCTCGCTGAGATCACCCCCTGCGCGCGGCACCTCGACACGGACCGCTTCGCCTTGCTTCACTGCGAGTTGGTGAAGGATGAAGCAAAGCTCGGCTGGGATGCCTTCGTCATGACAAtgccgctgcccccgccTCTCAACAACGTCTTTGATCACGGGGCCATGAAAGTCTACCGCCGACTCTTTCGGCTGATGTTTCGCGTCAAGGTGGCGGAAGTAGCTCTGAAGAAGGCGTGGCGGCAGAACGTGGTGCTGGACCGTCTGAtcagcagcgtgcagcgcactATGCAGGAGAGGTCGGCGTGGCGCGAAGTAGCTGCTgacgcgcacctcctcggaCTTCAGCTCAATCACTTCGTCAATAACCTGTGGTCCTACCTGGTGGCGGAAGTGTGCACCGTGGCACAAGACCTGCTCCTcaaggcggtggagcagtGCGCCTCCATGGACGACATCCGCACAGCGCACAACACGTATTTGGCCTACCTCACTCAGCGCTCGCTGTTGCACACAGACTGCGCGACGATCCGCATGAACGTGGAGAACATCCTCACGATTGTGCGGGAGTACTGCGGCTCGCAGGCGTTGCTCGCGTCCCTTTTACAGCGCGGCTCTGGCGACCTGTCCACGGTCAAGCGACAGTATCAAGGCCTTACCGACGACTTCCACCGTGAAATGTCCTCGCTGCTGacgacgctggaggagcagcacgtCCACTTCGACTTCCTCAACTTCTTGCTGCTGAGGCTCAACTTCAACCGCTTCTACCACGACACCTCTGACACGGCGTACAACACAGAGTTTTAA